In a genomic window of Actinomycetes bacterium:
- a CDS encoding DUF3117 domain-containing protein, which translates to MAAMKPRTGDGPLEVTKEGRGIVMRVPLEGGGRLVVELTPDEATNLGDALKAAVG; encoded by the coding sequence ATGGCGGCCATGAAGCCGCGTACCGGCGACGGCCCGCTCGAGGTCACCAAGGAGGGTCGCGGCATCGTCATGCGGGTTCCCCTCGAGGGTGGCGGCCGTCTGGTCGTCGAGCTGACCCCCGACGAGGCGACCAACCTCGGCGACGCGCTGAAGGCTGCTGTCGGCTGA
- a CDS encoding TIGR00730 family Rossman fold protein, whose amino-acid sequence MVESTTTDQRLLDSRGPSDWVHTDPWRVLRIQSEFVEGFGMLAELGRAVSVFGSARTHRHDPEYALGVRLGAALANAGYAVITGGGPGTMEAANRGACEAGGTSVGLGIELPFEQGLNPWVDIGINFRYFFARKTMFVKYAQGFVVTPGGFGTLDELFEALVLVQTRKVTSFPIVLLGTSYWRGLVDWMRDTVLESGKVSPPDLTLLHLTDDVDEAVAFIQASEADRSHKEVDELASLHALQVAEESAMYTNGLGAEDLGPSRGEAGYDRRRTP is encoded by the coding sequence ATGGTCGAGTCGACCACCACCGACCAGCGACTGCTCGACAGCCGCGGGCCCAGCGACTGGGTCCACACCGACCCCTGGCGGGTCCTGCGGATCCAGTCGGAGTTCGTCGAGGGCTTCGGCATGCTCGCGGAGCTCGGCCGGGCGGTGAGCGTGTTCGGCTCGGCCCGTACCCACCGGCACGACCCCGAGTACGCCCTCGGGGTCCGCCTCGGCGCGGCGCTGGCCAACGCCGGCTACGCCGTCATCACCGGCGGCGGCCCCGGCACGATGGAGGCGGCCAACCGCGGGGCCTGCGAGGCCGGCGGTACCTCCGTCGGCCTCGGGATCGAGCTGCCCTTCGAGCAGGGCCTGAACCCGTGGGTCGACATCGGGATCAACTTCCGCTACTTCTTCGCGCGCAAGACCATGTTCGTCAAGTACGCCCAGGGCTTCGTGGTGACGCCCGGCGGCTTCGGCACCCTCGACGAGCTGTTCGAGGCCCTCGTGCTGGTGCAGACCCGCAAGGTGACCTCGTTCCCGATCGTCCTGCTCGGGACGTCGTACTGGCGCGGTCTGGTCGACTGGATGCGCGACACCGTGCTGGAGAGCGGCAAGGTGAGCCCGCCCGACCTGACCCTGCTCCACCTGACCGACGACGTCGACGAGGCGGTGGCCTTCATCCAGGCGAGCGAAGCCGACCGCTCGCACAAGGAGGTCGACGAGCTCGCCTCCCTGCACGCGCTGCAGGTCGCCGAGGAGAGTGCCATGTACACCAACGGCCTGGGCGCCGAGGACCTCGGACCGAGCAGGGGAGAGGCCGGCTACGACCGGCGCCGTACGCCGTGA
- a CDS encoding SRPBCC family protein, translating into MRLDVHIDAAPEAVWDAVVDWDRQGEWMLGTRVRGTVGGGVGVGGRLEAFTGVGRLGFLDTMVITEWDPPRRCVVTHTGKPVTGTGVFEVVPEGGGSRFLWAEQLELPYGRLGRLAWPIVRPLAAAGVRRSLLRLARSLEHPTA; encoded by the coding sequence CTGCGCCTCGACGTGCACATCGACGCGGCCCCGGAGGCGGTGTGGGACGCCGTCGTCGACTGGGACCGTCAGGGCGAGTGGATGCTCGGGACGAGGGTGCGCGGCACGGTCGGAGGTGGCGTCGGGGTCGGTGGGCGTCTCGAGGCGTTCACCGGCGTGGGCCGGCTGGGCTTCCTCGACACCATGGTCATCACCGAGTGGGACCCGCCGCGCCGCTGTGTCGTCACCCACACCGGGAAGCCGGTGACCGGGACGGGGGTGTTCGAGGTGGTGCCCGAGGGCGGGGGTAGCCGCTTCCTGTGGGCCGAGCAGCTCGAGCTGCCGTACGGTCGGCTCGGTCGCCTCGCCTGGCCGATCGTCCGCCCGCTCGCCGCGGCGGGCGTCCGCCGCTCGCTGCTGCGCCTCGCCCGTTCGCTCGAGCACCCGACCGCGTGA
- a CDS encoding PaaX family transcriptional regulator C-terminal domain-containing protein, which translates to MHARSALFDLYGDHLRRRGGTAPIASLVRLLGSLGIAAPAVRTAVSRMVRQGWLVPMTLEGGPGYALTPKAVARLDDAVARVFRTDPPEWDGRWDLVVTSRPASRSARERLRAGMTFLGYAPIGDDTWVAPRRSPEAAALLDSEGVDVHWFGSARAEDARALVRSAWDLEALATAYARWLDEASLLVGDDVAPPATDEDAFALRSQLVHEWRKFLFTDPALPPELLPEDWVGSVAADFFDRHAAALQPGASRWVEACLRR; encoded by the coding sequence GTGCACGCCCGCTCAGCTCTGTTCGACCTCTACGGCGACCATTTGCGCCGCAGAGGCGGTACCGCCCCCATCGCCTCCCTCGTCCGCCTGCTCGGGTCTCTCGGCATCGCCGCGCCGGCGGTCCGCACCGCGGTCTCGCGGATGGTCCGACAGGGATGGCTCGTCCCGATGACGCTCGAGGGCGGTCCCGGGTACGCGCTGACGCCCAAGGCCGTCGCCCGCCTCGACGACGCCGTCGCGCGCGTGTTCCGCACCGACCCGCCCGAGTGGGACGGCCGCTGGGACCTCGTCGTGACCTCCCGCCCGGCGAGCCGGTCAGCGCGTGAGCGCCTGCGCGCGGGGATGACCTTCCTCGGCTACGCCCCGATCGGCGACGACACCTGGGTGGCTCCGCGAAGGAGTCCCGAGGCGGCGGCGCTGCTGGACTCGGAAGGGGTGGACGTGCACTGGTTCGGGTCGGCCCGGGCGGAGGACGCGCGAGCGCTCGTCCGCTCGGCGTGGGACCTCGAGGCGCTCGCGACGGCGTACGCCCGCTGGCTCGACGAGGCGTCGCTGCTGGTCGGGGACGACGTCGCGCCGCCGGCCACCGACGAGGACGCTTTCGCGCTGCGCAGCCAGCTGGTCCACGAGTGGCGCAAGTTCTTGTTCACCGACCCGGCACTGCCCCCCGAACTGCTGCCGGAGGACTGGGTCGGCTCCGTCGCGGCCGACTTCTTCGACCGGCATGCCGCAGCGCTGCAGCCCGGTGCCAGCCGCTGGGTCGAGGCCTGCCTGCGCCGCTGA
- a CDS encoding TIGR00730 family Rossman fold protein, whose product MTALCVFCASSTRIDARHLDVASAVGTEIGRRGWTLVSGGGSVGSMGALARAARSAGARTVGVIPRALVDLEVADHDADELVVTDDMRSRKAAMEARSDAVLTLPGGLGTLEELFETWTARSLGMHARPVVVLDPFGTYAALRSYVDRLVEQAFVHPEALGALSWAAEVSEAFALLGAGLAPGPTPPAPTAVSAEDLLEFEP is encoded by the coding sequence GTGACCGCCCTGTGCGTCTTCTGCGCGTCCTCGACCCGCATCGACGCGCGCCACCTGGACGTCGCGTCCGCGGTGGGTACGGAGATCGGGCGGCGGGGGTGGACGCTCGTCAGCGGCGGCGGCAGCGTCGGCTCCATGGGCGCGCTCGCGCGAGCGGCCCGCTCGGCGGGCGCCCGCACCGTCGGGGTCATCCCGAGGGCCCTGGTCGACCTCGAGGTGGCCGACCACGACGCCGACGAGCTGGTCGTCACCGATGACATGCGTTCCCGCAAGGCGGCGATGGAGGCGCGCTCGGACGCGGTGCTCACGCTGCCCGGCGGCCTCGGCACGCTGGAGGAGCTGTTCGAGACCTGGACCGCGCGCAGCCTCGGCATGCACGCGCGCCCGGTGGTCGTGCTCGACCCGTTCGGCACGTACGCCGCGCTGCGCAGCTACGTGGACCGGCTGGTGGAGCAGGCCTTTGTGCACCCCGAGGCACTCGGCGCCCTGTCCTGGGCCGCCGAGGTGAGCGAGGCCTTCGCGCTCCTGGGGGCGGGCCTGGCCCCCGGGCCGACGCCCCCGGCGCCCACCGCGGTGTCGGCCGAGGACCTGCTGGAGTTCGAGCCCTGA
- a CDS encoding DNA-3-methyladenine glycosylase I has protein sequence MSDLVVGADGLTRCAWGASAPEYVGYHDHEWGRPVRTDDGMYERLVLEAFQSGLSWLTILRKRAAFRAAFAGFAIEAVAGFGPADRDRLLADVGIVRNGAKVDAAIHNARVALEQPEGLASLLWSFAPSPRPRPVSFAEVPAKTAESTAMAKELKRRGFVFVGPTTAYATMQAAGMVDDHLSGCHVRL, from the coding sequence GTGAGCGACCTCGTCGTCGGAGCCGACGGTCTGACCCGCTGCGCCTGGGGCGCGAGCGCCCCCGAGTACGTCGGCTACCACGACCACGAGTGGGGCCGGCCGGTGCGCACCGACGACGGGATGTACGAGCGGCTGGTGCTCGAAGCCTTCCAGTCGGGGCTGTCGTGGCTGACCATCCTGCGCAAGCGGGCGGCCTTCCGCGCGGCGTTCGCGGGGTTCGCGATCGAGGCGGTGGCCGGGTTCGGGCCGGCCGACCGCGACCGCCTGCTGGCGGACGTGGGGATCGTGCGCAACGGGGCCAAGGTCGACGCCGCGATCCACAACGCACGCGTGGCCCTCGAGCAGCCGGAGGGGCTCGCCTCGCTGCTGTGGTCCTTCGCGCCCTCGCCCCGCCCGCGACCGGTGTCGTTCGCCGAGGTACCCGCGAAGACGGCAGAGTCCACTGCCATGGCCAAGGAGCTGAAGCGGCGCGGCTTCGTCTTCGTCGGGCCGACGACCGCCTACGCCACCATGCAGGCCGCCGGCATGGTCGACGACCACCTGTCCGGCTGCCACGTCCGGCTCTGA
- the folP gene encoding dihydropteroate synthase, translated as MAIVNRTPDSFYDQGATFAREAALEAVDHAVEEGADLVDIGGVKAGPGAEVGVVEEIERTAGFVADVRQRHPDLVISVDTWRHEVGRVCCEAGADVLNDAWGGFDPHLAEVAAEFGVGLVCTHAGGATPRTRPHRVGYDDVVADVRRRTVAEAERAVALGVPADSVLIDPGHDFGKNSRHSLEATRRLPELVATGWPVLVSLSNKDFVGETLDRPVGERLTGTLAATAVSAWLGARVFRAHNVRETRETLDMVASIQGVRPPAVSRRGLA; from the coding sequence ATGGCCATCGTCAACCGGACGCCGGACTCCTTCTACGACCAGGGTGCGACCTTCGCGCGGGAGGCGGCGCTCGAGGCAGTGGACCACGCGGTCGAGGAGGGCGCCGACCTCGTCGACATCGGCGGGGTCAAGGCGGGACCGGGAGCCGAGGTCGGGGTGGTCGAGGAGATCGAGCGGACCGCCGGCTTCGTCGCCGACGTACGCCAGCGCCACCCGGACCTGGTGATCAGCGTGGACACATGGCGCCACGAGGTGGGTCGCGTGTGCTGCGAGGCGGGCGCCGACGTGCTCAACGACGCCTGGGGCGGGTTCGACCCGCACCTGGCGGAGGTGGCTGCGGAGTTCGGCGTCGGCCTGGTCTGCACGCACGCGGGCGGTGCGACGCCGCGCACCCGCCCGCACCGGGTGGGCTACGACGACGTGGTCGCCGACGTGCGGCGACGTACGGTCGCCGAGGCCGAGCGGGCGGTCGCCCTCGGCGTCCCGGCCGACTCGGTGCTCATCGACCCAGGGCACGACTTCGGCAAGAACTCCCGACACTCGCTGGAGGCGACGCGGCGGCTGCCCGAGCTCGTGGCGACCGGCTGGCCCGTGCTGGTGTCGCTGTCGAACAAGGACTTCGTCGGGGAGACCCTCGACCGGCCGGTCGGGGAGCGACTGACCGGGACCCTGGCGGCGACCGCCGTCTCGGCCTGGCTCGGCGCGCGCGTGTTCCGCGCGCACAACGTCCGTGAGACGCGCGAGACCCTGGACATGGTCGCCTCGATCCAGGGGGTACGGCCGCCGGCCGTGTCCCGCCGCGGCCTGGCCTGA
- a CDS encoding DivIVA domain-containing protein, with the protein MTFVFVLTGIAILGVVAFVASGSGDGLEPPRPDRPGPWLPSERPVSGQDLRQVRFGVAFRGYRMAEVDRLLDRLAEEISLRDELIDELEAQRGNVPREPRADG; encoded by the coding sequence GTGACGTTCGTGTTCGTGCTGACCGGGATCGCGATCCTCGGTGTCGTCGCGTTCGTGGCGTCGGGCAGCGGGGACGGTCTCGAGCCCCCACGGCCGGACCGCCCGGGACCGTGGCTGCCCAGCGAGCGCCCGGTGAGCGGGCAGGACCTGCGGCAGGTGCGGTTCGGCGTGGCGTTCCGGGGGTACCGGATGGCCGAGGTGGACCGGCTGCTCGACCGGCTCGCCGAGGAGATCTCGCTGCGCGACGAGCTCATCGACGAGCTCGAGGCCCAACGCGGCAACGTGCCGCGGGAGCCCCGTGCCGACGGCTGA